The following are encoded in a window of Bacillota bacterium genomic DNA:
- a CDS encoding sigma-70 family RNA polymerase sigma factor: MKIRVLYEDNIKNGHKNYTTIEIPDGDYSVMLEIDYEQRLAEAKPEKKAEVKRCETLQEMFDLMNNKEYNHWRRYHRHLGNPKTPYRKDDEVEIDVMDTFADNSQEIERNHQDEYESVCQWIRTVLGKKQDWADMFIAVRIDGMSIREYASSIGVSENNITQKLKRAIKKLEQEYKNRQI; encoded by the coding sequence ATGAAGATTCGAGTTTTATATGAAGACAACATCAAAAACGGTCACAAGAACTACACCACAATTGAAATTCCAGACGGAGATTACAGCGTCATGCTGGAAATCGACTATGAACAACGTCTTGCAGAAGCAAAGCCTGAAAAGAAGGCAGAGGTGAAACGCTGCGAGACTCTACAAGAAATGTTCGACCTCATGAACAACAAGGAATACAACCATTGGCGTCGCTACCATAGGCATCTTGGTAATCCCAAGACACCTTATCGAAAAGATGATGAGGTTGAAATAGATGTCATGGATACTTTCGCTGATAACTCTCAGGAGATAGAGCGCAATCACCAAGATGAGTACGAATCTGTCTGCCAATGGATACGCACCGTTCTTGGCAAAAAGCAGGACTGGGCAGATATGTTCATTGCAGTACGCATTGACGGTATGTCGATTCGAGAATATGCCAGTTCCATCGGTGTAAGTGAAAACAATATTACTCAGAAATTAAAGCGAGCCATAAAGAAATTAGAACAAGAATATAAAAACCGTCAGATTTGA